Proteins from a genomic interval of Streptomyces sp. NBC_00820:
- a CDS encoding acyl-CoA thioesterase — translation MSEPFSVRVTVRGYETDVQGHLNQAVYLNYAEHARWSLLQAAGISQARFLGRGVGPVALETTIRYRRELLAGEEVDVTCAFEWGEGKTFRIRQEVRKSDGTVAAEVTAVGGIMDLKARKLVADPRDVFKELAADLGLFGL, via the coding sequence GTGTCCGAACCGTTTTCCGTCCGTGTGACCGTCCGTGGCTACGAGACCGACGTGCAGGGTCACCTCAACCAGGCGGTGTACCTCAACTACGCGGAACACGCCCGCTGGTCACTGCTCCAGGCAGCCGGGATCAGCCAGGCCCGGTTCCTCGGCCGGGGTGTGGGCCCTGTCGCGCTGGAGACGACCATCCGCTACCGGCGCGAACTGCTCGCCGGTGAAGAGGTCGACGTGACCTGCGCGTTCGAGTGGGGCGAGGGCAAGACCTTCCGGATCCGCCAGGAGGTGCGCAAGTCCGACGGCACGGTCGCGGCCGAGGTCACGGCGGTCGGCGGGATCATGGACCTGAAGGCACGCAAGCTGGTCGCCGACCCGCGGGACGTCTTCAAGGAACTGGCCGCGGACCTCGGCCTCTTCGGTCTCTGA
- a CDS encoding DUF397 domain-containing protein translates to MTNPSVGNGSALEWFKSSYSTNDGPECVEVATTPHTIHVRDSKHTRGPQLAFSFAGWTAFVSSAAWPHRAE, encoded by the coding sequence ATGACCAACCCCTCGGTGGGGAACGGTTCCGCGCTGGAGTGGTTCAAGAGCAGCTACAGCACGAACGACGGCCCGGAGTGCGTCGAGGTCGCCACCACCCCCCACACCATCCACGTACGCGACTCCAAGCACACGCGGGGTCCCCAACTCGCCTTCTCTTTCGCCGGTTGGACCGCCTTCGTCAGTTCGGCGGCTTGGCCGCACCGGGCGGAGTGA
- a CDS encoding AMP-binding protein has translation MTTEPSYTHGTGTTALLGDTIGANLDRAVAAWPGREALVDVPSGRRWTYSELSRDVDQLAYALLASGIAKGDRVGIWAVNCAEWVLVQYATARIGAVMVNINPAYRTHEVEYVLNQAGISLLFASVSHKTSDYRAMIEEVRGACPQLREVVYIGDPGWEGLLGRGTPDHYEEFWTRRSELSCDDPINIQYTSGTTGFPKGATLSHHNILNNGYFVGESIAYTEQDRICIPVPFYHCFGMVMGNLAATSHGACMVIPAPSFDPKATLEAVQRERCTSLYGVPTMFIAELNLPDFAAYDLSTLRTGIMAGSPCPVEVMKRVVAEMHMEQVSICYGMTETSPVSLQTRMDDDLEHRTGTVGRVLPHIEVKVVDPANGVTQPRGVPGELCTRGYSVMLGYWNEPAKTAEVVDAGRWMHTGDLAVMREDGYVEIVGRIKDMIIRGGENIYPREIEEFLYAHPKIRDVQVVGVPHETYGEEVLACVIPHDTDAPLTLEELHAFCRGRLAHYKIPSRLQILASFPMTVSGKVRKVELRETYGG, from the coding sequence GTGACCACGGAACCGTCGTACACGCACGGCACGGGCACCACCGCCCTGCTCGGCGACACCATCGGAGCCAACCTCGACCGGGCCGTGGCCGCGTGGCCCGGCCGTGAGGCCCTGGTCGACGTCCCCTCCGGGCGACGCTGGACCTACTCCGAACTCTCCCGCGACGTCGACCAGTTGGCGTACGCGCTGCTCGCGAGCGGCATCGCCAAGGGCGACCGGGTGGGCATCTGGGCGGTCAACTGCGCGGAGTGGGTACTGGTCCAGTACGCCACCGCCCGCATCGGCGCCGTCATGGTCAACATCAACCCGGCCTACCGCACCCACGAGGTCGAGTACGTCCTCAACCAGGCCGGGATCTCCCTGCTGTTCGCCTCCGTCAGCCACAAGACGAGCGACTACCGGGCGATGATCGAGGAAGTCCGGGGCGCCTGCCCGCAGTTGCGGGAGGTCGTGTACATAGGAGATCCCGGCTGGGAGGGACTGCTCGGGCGCGGGACACCCGACCACTACGAGGAGTTCTGGACCCGCAGGAGCGAACTGTCCTGCGACGACCCCATCAACATCCAGTACACCTCGGGCACGACGGGCTTCCCCAAGGGGGCCACGCTCTCCCACCACAACATCCTCAACAACGGCTATTTCGTCGGTGAGTCGATCGCCTACACGGAGCAGGACCGGATCTGCATCCCGGTGCCCTTCTACCACTGCTTCGGCATGGTCATGGGCAACCTGGCGGCCACCTCGCACGGCGCCTGCATGGTCATCCCGGCCCCCTCCTTCGATCCGAAGGCCACGCTGGAGGCGGTCCAGCGGGAGCGGTGCACGTCCCTGTACGGCGTACCGACCATGTTCATCGCCGAGTTGAACCTGCCGGACTTCGCGGCGTACGACCTCTCGACCCTGCGCACCGGCATCATGGCGGGCTCCCCCTGCCCGGTGGAGGTCATGAAGCGGGTCGTCGCCGAGATGCACATGGAGCAGGTCTCCATCTGCTACGGCATGACCGAGACGTCACCTGTCTCCCTCCAGACACGGATGGACGACGACCTCGAACACCGCACCGGAACGGTCGGCCGGGTCCTGCCGCACATCGAGGTGAAGGTCGTCGACCCGGCGAACGGCGTCACGCAACCACGTGGAGTGCCCGGGGAGTTGTGCACCCGCGGCTACAGCGTGATGCTCGGCTACTGGAACGAGCCCGCGAAGACCGCCGAGGTCGTCGACGCGGGCCGCTGGATGCACACCGGGGACCTCGCGGTCATGCGCGAGGACGGGTACGTCGAGATCGTCGGCCGCATCAAGGACATGATCATCCGGGGCGGCGAGAACATCTACCCGCGCGAGATCGAGGAGTTCCTCTACGCCCACCCCAAGATCCGCGACGTCCAGGTCGTCGGCGTACCGCACGAGACCTACGGCGAGGAGGTCCTCGCCTGCGTCATCCCGCACGACACCGACGCCCCCCTCACCCTGGAGGAACTCCACGCCTTCTGCCGGGGCCGCCTCGCCCACTACAAGATCCCGAGCCGGCTCCAGATCCTCGCCTCCTTCCCGATGACCGTGTCGGGGAAGGTGCGGAAGGTGGAGCTGCGGGAGACGTACGGGGGGTGA
- a CDS encoding 8-oxoguanine deaminase, giving the protein MAAAQRVVIENCAIATVDAEDTEYAFGHVVIAGNRIEAVGAGRAPEGLERVVRRIDATGHLVTPGLVNTHHHFYQWITRGLATDHNLFDWLVALYPTWARIDEPMVYAAAQGSLAMMARGGVTTAMDHHYVFPRGSGDLSGAIIRAARETGVRFTLARGSMDRGESDGGLPPDFAVETLRDALAATEETVRQYHDASFDAMTQVAVAPCSPFSVSTELLRQGAELARHLGVRLHTHGSETVEEEKFCHELFGMGPTDYFESTGWLGEDVWMAHCVHMNDTDIAAFARTGTGVAHCPSSNARLAAGIARVPDMLRAGVPVGLGVDGTASNESGELHTELRNALLINRLGAHREAALTARQALRLGTYGGAQVLGRAAETGSVEPGKLADLVLWKLDTIAHASIADPVTALVLGAAAPVTASFVDGRQIVENGRLLTVDEDAIARSTRAEAQRLARIAAQD; this is encoded by the coding sequence ATGGCAGCAGCCCAGCGCGTCGTCATCGAGAACTGCGCGATCGCGACCGTCGACGCCGAGGACACCGAGTACGCCTTTGGGCACGTGGTCATCGCCGGCAACCGCATCGAGGCGGTCGGCGCGGGCAGGGCCCCCGAGGGCCTGGAGCGCGTCGTACGCCGGATCGACGCCACCGGGCACCTCGTGACCCCCGGCCTGGTCAACACCCACCACCACTTCTACCAGTGGATCACCCGGGGCCTGGCGACCGACCACAACCTCTTCGACTGGCTGGTCGCGCTCTACCCGACCTGGGCACGCATCGACGAGCCGATGGTCTACGCGGCGGCCCAGGGCTCGCTCGCGATGATGGCCCGCGGCGGCGTCACCACCGCCATGGACCACCACTACGTCTTCCCGCGCGGCTCCGGCGACCTCTCCGGCGCGATCATCCGCGCCGCCCGCGAGACAGGCGTCCGCTTCACCCTGGCCCGCGGCTCCATGGACCGCGGCGAGAGCGACGGCGGGCTGCCGCCGGACTTCGCCGTCGAGACGCTGCGGGACGCCCTCGCCGCGACCGAGGAGACCGTACGGCAGTACCACGACGCCTCCTTCGACGCGATGACCCAGGTCGCCGTGGCCCCCTGCTCACCCTTCTCCGTCTCCACCGAACTACTCCGGCAGGGCGCCGAGTTGGCCCGCCACCTCGGCGTACGGCTGCACACCCACGGCTCGGAGACGGTGGAGGAGGAGAAGTTCTGCCACGAGCTGTTCGGCATGGGCCCGACCGACTACTTCGAGTCCACCGGCTGGCTCGGCGAGGACGTGTGGATGGCGCACTGCGTCCACATGAACGACACCGACATCGCCGCCTTCGCCCGTACCGGGACCGGCGTCGCCCACTGCCCATCCTCCAACGCCCGCCTCGCGGCCGGCATCGCCCGCGTCCCCGACATGCTCCGGGCCGGCGTCCCGGTCGGCCTCGGCGTGGACGGCACCGCCTCCAACGAGTCCGGCGAACTCCACACCGAGCTGCGCAACGCGCTGCTGATCAACCGCCTCGGCGCCCACCGGGAGGCGGCCCTCACCGCCCGCCAGGCGCTGCGCCTGGGCACCTACGGCGGCGCCCAGGTGCTCGGCCGCGCCGCCGAGACCGGTTCGGTGGAGCCCGGCAAGCTGGCCGACCTGGTGCTGTGGAAGCTGGACACCATCGCCCACGCCTCCATCGCCGACCCGGTGACGGCTCTGGTCCTCGGCGCGGCGGCCCCGGTCACCGCGTCCTTCGTCGACGGCCGCCAGATCGTCGAGAACGGCCGCCTCCTCACCGTCGACGAGGACGCCATCGCCCGCTCCACCCGGGCCGAGGCCCAGCGGCTGGCGCGGATCGCCGCCCAGGACTGA
- the uraH gene encoding hydroxyisourate hydrolase — protein MSTRTTTASVSTHILDTSAGRPAGGVTVRLSARAGRDADWQALGGSATDSDGRCKDLPVPPEGSTHVRLDFAVEAYLEKRRDATAGPDGGAAFFPEVTVTFAVRPGEHFHVPLLLNPFGYSVYRGS, from the coding sequence ATGAGCACCCGCACCACCACCGCCTCGGTGTCCACGCACATCCTGGACACGTCCGCCGGCCGCCCCGCCGGGGGCGTCACCGTCCGCCTGTCCGCCCGTGCCGGGCGCGACGCGGACTGGCAGGCGCTCGGCGGCTCCGCGACCGACTCCGACGGCCGGTGCAAGGACCTGCCGGTCCCGCCGGAGGGGAGCACCCATGTACGGCTCGACTTCGCCGTCGAGGCCTACCTCGAGAAGCGGCGGGACGCCACCGCGGGCCCGGACGGCGGTGCCGCGTTCTTCCCCGAGGTGACGGTCACCTTCGCCGTGCGCCCCGGCGAGCACTTCCACGTGCCACTGCTGCTCAACCCGTTCGGCTACTCCGTATACCGAGGGAGCTAG
- the uraD gene encoding 2-oxo-4-hydroxy-4-carboxy-5-ureidoimidazoline decarboxylase — translation MTTTSPPPGLARFNALEESAALAALREACACAVWARRLLVVRPYATTDDLYVAADAALAGLSTADLEEALAAHPPIGRPKPGDPASTREQHGMAGASETLKAEMLALNLTYQDRFGHVFLICATGRTGEQMRDALKERLGNTPEREWETVRTELGRINRIRLARLVEEDA, via the coding sequence GTGACGACGACTTCCCCGCCCCCGGGCCTGGCCCGGTTCAACGCCCTGGAGGAGAGCGCGGCCCTCGCCGCCCTCCGCGAGGCGTGCGCCTGCGCCGTGTGGGCCCGCCGGCTGCTCGTCGTACGTCCGTACGCCACCACGGACGACCTCTACGTCGCCGCCGACGCCGCGCTGGCCGGGCTGAGCACCGCGGACCTCGAAGAGGCGCTGGCCGCCCATCCGCCGATCGGCCGCCCGAAGCCCGGCGACCCGGCCTCCACCCGGGAACAGCACGGCATGGCCGGTGCCTCCGAGACGCTCAAGGCGGAGATGCTCGCACTCAATCTCACCTACCAGGACAGGTTCGGCCACGTCTTCCTCATCTGCGCCACCGGCCGGACCGGGGAGCAGATGCGTGACGCGCTCAAGGAGCGGCTGGGCAACACGCCGGAGCGGGAGTGGGAGACCGTCCGTACCGAACTGGGAAGGATCAACCGCATCCGGCTGGCCCGACTCGTCGAAGAGGACGCCTGA
- a CDS encoding AMP-binding protein — MTTATEAFRSARDFLLEHREDYATAYGGFRWPRPGHFNWALDWFDVIAAGNDRTALHIVEEDGGETRLSFAELSERSDRVANHLRARGVAAGDRVLVMLGNQAELWETALAAMKLRAVVIPATPLLGPADLRDRVERGRVKHVIARAEDAAKFADVPGAYTRVAVGGRLQEGWEPYEDAYTAPAGFVPDGPTLADDPLMLYFTSGTTARPKLVEHTHTSYPVGHLSTMYWIGLKPGDVHLNISSPGWAKHAWSNLFAPWNAEATVFLFNYTRFDAGRLMAEMDRAGVTTFCAPPTVWRMLIQADLTQLATPPREAVAAGEPLNPEVIEQVRRAWDVTIRDGFGQTETAVQVSNSPGQPLKTGSMGRPSPGFRVELLDPVTGAPGADEGEIALDLSDRPVGLMAGYHGDPDRTAEAMAGGYYRTGDIGSRDEDGYVVYVGRADDVFKASDYKISPFELESALLEHEAVAEAAVVPAPDAVRLAVPKAYVVLAEGWEPGPGTAKAIFEHSRETLAPYKRIRRLEFGALPKTISGKIRRIELREATAAGAGDEYREEDFR; from the coding sequence ATGACCACGGCGACGGAGGCGTTCCGCAGCGCCCGGGACTTCCTGCTGGAACACCGCGAGGACTATGCCACCGCCTACGGCGGCTTCCGCTGGCCGCGCCCCGGGCACTTCAACTGGGCGCTGGACTGGTTCGACGTGATCGCCGCGGGCAACGACCGGACCGCGCTGCACATCGTCGAGGAGGACGGCGGCGAGACCCGGCTCTCCTTCGCCGAGCTGTCCGAGCGCTCGGACCGGGTCGCCAACCACCTGCGCGCCCGGGGCGTCGCGGCCGGCGACCGCGTCCTGGTCATGCTCGGCAACCAGGCGGAGCTGTGGGAGACCGCGCTGGCCGCGATGAAGCTGCGCGCCGTGGTCATCCCGGCGACCCCGCTGCTCGGGCCCGCGGACCTGCGTGACCGCGTCGAGCGGGGCCGGGTGAAGCACGTGATCGCACGGGCCGAGGACGCCGCCAAGTTCGCGGACGTGCCCGGTGCCTACACCCGTGTCGCGGTCGGCGGCCGGCTCCAGGAGGGCTGGGAGCCGTACGAGGACGCGTACACCGCCCCCGCCGGCTTCGTCCCGGACGGCCCCACCCTCGCCGACGACCCCCTGATGCTGTACTTCACCTCCGGTACGACCGCCCGCCCCAAGCTGGTCGAGCACACCCACACCTCGTACCCGGTCGGGCATCTGTCCACCATGTACTGGATCGGTCTCAAGCCCGGCGACGTGCACCTCAACATCTCCTCGCCCGGCTGGGCCAAGCACGCCTGGTCCAACCTGTTCGCCCCGTGGAACGCCGAGGCGACCGTCTTCCTCTTCAACTACACGCGCTTCGACGCGGGCCGCCTGATGGCCGAGATGGACCGGGCCGGCGTCACCACGTTCTGCGCGCCGCCCACCGTCTGGCGCATGCTCATCCAGGCCGACCTCACCCAGCTCGCCACCCCGCCCCGCGAGGCCGTCGCGGCCGGCGAACCGCTCAACCCCGAGGTCATCGAGCAGGTCCGCCGGGCCTGGGACGTCACCATCCGGGACGGCTTCGGGCAGACCGAGACCGCCGTGCAGGTCTCCAACAGCCCCGGCCAGCCGCTGAAGACCGGCTCCATGGGCCGGCCCAGCCCCGGCTTCCGTGTGGAACTCCTCGACCCGGTCACCGGCGCGCCCGGCGCCGACGAGGGCGAGATCGCCCTCGACCTGTCCGACCGCCCGGTGGGCCTGATGGCCGGCTACCACGGCGACCCCGACCGTACGGCGGAGGCGATGGCCGGCGGCTACTACCGCACCGGCGACATCGGCAGCCGGGACGAAGACGGCTATGTCGTCTATGTCGGGCGAGCGGATGACGTGTTCAAGGCCTCGGACTACAAGATCAGTCCGTTCGAGCTGGAGAGCGCCCTGCTGGAGCACGAGGCGGTCGCCGAGGCGGCCGTCGTGCCCGCACCCGACGCGGTGCGGCTGGCCGTGCCCAAGGCGTACGTCGTCCTCGCCGAGGGCTGGGAGCCCGGCCCCGGCACGGCGAAGGCCATCTTCGAGCACTCCCGCGAGACACTCGCCCCCTACAAGCGCATCCGCCGGCTGGAGTTCGGCGCGCTGCCCAAGACCATCTCCGGCAAGATCCGCCGCATCGAGCTGCGCGAGGCCACGGCGGCGGGCGCCGGCGACGAATACCGCGAGGAGGACTTCCGGTGA
- the pucL gene encoding factor-independent urate hydroxylase: MTDEHLPGRPVVLGQNQYGKAENRVVRITRDGATHHIKDLNVSVSLSGAMDEVHYSGSNAHVLPTDTTKNTVYAFAKEHGIESAEQFGIHLARHFVTSQEPIRTARIRIEEYGWERIVTSGADEAGHSFARTGQEVRLAQITYDGSSWEVVSGLKDLVVMNSTDSEFWGFAKDGYTTLKEAYDRILATRVAARWRFGWSDDEEEMPDWERSYAETRRHLLQAFAETYSLSLQQTLYQMGARIIDRRDEIDEVRFSLPNQHHFLVDLEPFGLKNDNEVYFAADRPYGLIEATVLRDGCEARIPADLTNL, from the coding sequence ATGACAGACGAGCACCTTCCGGGCCGCCCCGTGGTCCTGGGACAGAACCAGTACGGCAAGGCCGAGAACCGGGTCGTCAGGATCACGCGGGACGGCGCCACCCACCACATCAAGGACCTCAACGTCTCCGTGTCGCTGAGCGGAGCCATGGACGAGGTCCACTACTCCGGCTCCAACGCCCACGTCCTGCCGACCGACACCACCAAGAACACGGTGTACGCGTTCGCCAAGGAGCACGGCATCGAGTCCGCCGAGCAGTTCGGCATCCACCTCGCCCGCCACTTCGTCACCTCCCAGGAGCCGATCCGCACGGCCCGCATCCGCATCGAGGAGTACGGCTGGGAGCGGATCGTGACCTCCGGCGCCGACGAGGCCGGACACTCCTTCGCACGCACGGGACAGGAGGTCCGGCTGGCGCAGATCACCTACGACGGCTCGTCGTGGGAGGTCGTCTCCGGCCTGAAGGACCTGGTCGTGATGAACTCGACCGACTCCGAGTTCTGGGGTTTCGCCAAGGACGGGTACACCACCCTCAAGGAGGCGTACGACCGCATCCTGGCCACCCGGGTCGCCGCCCGCTGGCGCTTCGGCTGGTCCGACGACGAAGAGGAGATGCCCGACTGGGAGCGGTCGTACGCCGAGACCCGCAGGCACCTGCTCCAGGCCTTCGCCGAGACGTACTCCCTCTCGCTCCAGCAGACGCTCTACCAGATGGGCGCGCGGATCATCGACCGCCGCGACGAGATCGACGAGGTCCGCTTCTCGCTGCCGAACCAGCACCACTTCCTGGTCGACCTGGAACCCTTCGGGCTGAAGAACGACAACGAGGTCTACTTCGCCGCCGACCGGCCGTACGGCCTGATCGAGGCGACCGTCCTGCGGGACGGCTGCGAGGCGCGGATACCGGCGGACCTCACCAACCTCTGA
- a CDS encoding peptidylprolyl isomerase has protein sequence MAEELYATLKTDRGDIVVRLLPNHAPKTVRNFTELAKGEREWVNPETGQPTTDRLYDGTVIHRVIEGFMIQGGDPLGNGTGGPGYKFADEFHPDLAFTKPYLLAMANAGPGTNGSQFFITVSPTTWLTGKHTVFGEVADEASRKVVDAIATTETDPRTDRPVQDVVIESVTVETR, from the coding sequence GTGGCAGAGGAGCTGTACGCGACGCTGAAGACCGACCGGGGCGATATCGTGGTCCGGCTGCTGCCGAACCACGCGCCGAAGACGGTGCGGAACTTCACCGAGCTGGCCAAGGGGGAGCGGGAGTGGGTGAACCCGGAGACGGGGCAGCCGACCACGGACCGGCTGTACGACGGCACGGTCATCCATCGCGTGATCGAAGGCTTCATGATCCAGGGCGGCGACCCGCTGGGGAACGGCACAGGGGGCCCCGGTTACAAGTTCGCGGACGAGTTCCACCCCGACCTGGCCTTCACCAAGCCCTACCTGCTGGCCATGGCGAACGCCGGCCCCGGCACGAACGGCTCCCAGTTCTTCATCACCGTCTCCCCGACCACCTGGCTCACCGGCAAGCACACCGTCTTCGGTGAAGTGGCCGACGAGGCGAGCCGGAAGGTCGTCGACGCCATCGCGACGACGGAGACCGACCCCCGCACGGACCGCCCGGTGCAGGACGTCGTCATCGAGTCGGTGACCGTCGAGACCCGCTGA
- a CDS encoding N-acetylmuramoyl-L-alanine amidase — MKRRVWGTAAAVVAAVTGVVVFQGVQGDDGGKNGANAPLVTGPVRTSVHTASVKAEGDRAEVPERDTAAFSLVGLSWTKPSAQIPGTVQVRTRSARTGAWGSWITLDTGGHGAAAEESRRGATEPAWVGPSDGVQARVDGRGTPLPAGMRLEMVDPGAGRVAMNADPVAFAADDPTATPGDETSAPADTATEAPTQAPTDEPTPSPSTPSASDPAPTATTTPAPTPTPTASGTATLPPAPVSTAPEPPVVTRAQWGADESLNNEAPEYGTEVKAVFVHHTVDANDYSCADSAAMVRAIRTYHIQSNGWKDIGYNFLVDKCGTIFEGRKGGVDRPVIGAHNPGFNTNTVGISVLGEYTSIDASAAAKASVARVAAWKLGQYHYDPTGKVDLTAGMDNGKFKLGQTASFYRISGHRDGFSTECPGDKLYASLPGIRTLAGGPVSGLALKTFGQASVSGSTAYTKGPLTVNWAITSPTALVSRYEVLVDGKVANTATPTATSASLSLAPGTHTVAVRAVHVSGRTAVTPNATVVADTTAPSFATKPSVALRAGTVNTTAVPVTLGWKAADSAALKEARLTSPSAHTYGPTVYSAALTSNSGTATTWSMTAYDQAGNTARATVAATPVILQETSATRTGTWTTKSSSSYLGGKSYSSSSKNASLTWKFTGRSVAWAVSRASTSGQAYVYVDGTKTATVDLKSSTTKYRDALWTKTWSAGAAHTIKIVVVGTSGRPTVTTDGLVYIK, encoded by the coding sequence ATGAAGAGACGTGTGTGGGGGACCGCTGCCGCCGTGGTGGCCGCGGTGACCGGCGTCGTCGTGTTCCAGGGGGTTCAGGGGGATGACGGAGGGAAGAACGGCGCGAACGCGCCGTTGGTGACCGGGCCCGTGCGCACCTCGGTGCACACGGCGTCCGTGAAGGCCGAGGGCGACCGGGCCGAGGTGCCCGAGCGCGATACCGCCGCGTTCAGCCTCGTCGGTCTGTCATGGACCAAGCCGTCCGCGCAGATACCGGGCACCGTCCAGGTGCGCACCCGCAGCGCCCGCACCGGCGCGTGGGGATCGTGGATCACCCTTGACACCGGCGGCCACGGTGCCGCCGCGGAGGAGAGCCGGCGCGGCGCGACCGAACCCGCCTGGGTCGGGCCGTCCGACGGCGTCCAGGCCCGCGTGGACGGCCGCGGCACACCCCTTCCAGCCGGGATGCGGCTGGAGATGGTCGACCCGGGCGCCGGCCGTGTCGCGATGAACGCCGATCCGGTCGCGTTCGCGGCCGACGACCCCACGGCGACCCCGGGCGACGAGACGAGCGCGCCGGCGGACACGGCCACGGAGGCGCCCACACAGGCGCCCACGGACGAGCCGACCCCGTCGCCCAGCACGCCGTCCGCGAGCGACCCGGCGCCGACGGCCACGACCACCCCGGCTCCGACCCCGACGCCGACCGCGTCGGGCACCGCCACGCTGCCGCCGGCCCCGGTCTCGACCGCGCCCGAGCCGCCGGTCGTCACCCGCGCCCAGTGGGGCGCGGACGAGTCGCTGAACAACGAAGCGCCCGAGTACGGCACGGAGGTCAAGGCGGTCTTCGTCCACCACACCGTGGACGCCAACGACTACTCCTGCGCCGACTCCGCCGCCATGGTCCGCGCCATCCGCACGTACCACATCCAGTCCAACGGCTGGAAGGACATCGGCTACAACTTCCTCGTCGACAAGTGCGGAACGATCTTCGAGGGGCGCAAGGGAGGCGTGGACCGGCCGGTGATCGGCGCCCACAACCCGGGCTTCAACACCAACACCGTCGGCATCTCGGTCCTGGGTGAGTACACCTCGATCGACGCCTCCGCCGCCGCCAAGGCCTCGGTGGCCCGCGTGGCCGCCTGGAAGCTCGGGCAGTACCACTACGACCCCACCGGCAAGGTCGACCTGACGGCCGGTATGGACAACGGCAAGTTCAAGCTCGGGCAGACGGCCAGTTTCTACCGGATCTCCGGCCACCGCGACGGCTTCTCCACCGAGTGCCCGGGCGACAAGCTCTACGCCTCCCTGCCCGGGATCCGCACCCTCGCGGGCGGTCCCGTCAGCGGACTCGCCCTCAAGACCTTCGGTCAGGCGAGCGTCTCCGGCAGCACCGCCTACACCAAGGGCCCGCTCACGGTGAACTGGGCCATCACCTCCCCGACGGCGCTGGTCAGCCGCTACGAGGTGCTCGTCGACGGCAAGGTCGCGAACACCGCGACCCCCACCGCCACTTCCGCCTCGCTGTCACTGGCCCCCGGTACGCACACCGTCGCCGTGCGAGCGGTGCACGTCTCGGGCCGCACCGCGGTGACCCCCAACGCCACCGTCGTCGCCGACACCACCGCACCCTCCTTCGCCACCAAGCCCTCGGTGGCGCTGCGCGCCGGCACCGTCAACACCACCGCCGTTCCCGTCACGCTGGGCTGGAAGGCCGCCGACAGCGCGGCGCTGAAGGAGGCGCGCCTGACGTCCCCGTCCGCGCACACCTATGGTCCGACCGTCTACAGCGCGGCTCTGACCTCGAACTCCGGCACCGCCACCACGTGGTCGATGACGGCGTACGACCAGGCCGGCAACACCGCCCGAGCCACCGTCGCGGCCACTCCGGTCATCCTCCAGGAGACCTCGGCCACCCGGACCGGCACCTGGACCACCAAGTCCTCCAGCAGCTACCTGGGCGGCAAGTCCTACAGCTCCAGCTCCAAGAACGCCTCGCTCACCTGGAAGTTCACCGGCCGCTCGGTGGCCTGGGCGGTCTCGCGGGCCAGCACCTCCGGCCAGGCGTACGTCTACGTCGACGGCACCAAGACGGCCACCGTGGACCTGAAGTCCAGCACCACCAAGTACCGCGACGCGCTGTGGACCAAGACCTGGTCCGCCGGCGCGGCCCACACCATCAAGATCGTCGTGGTCGGCACCTCCGGACGCCCGACCGTCACCACCGACGGACTGGTTTACATCAAGTAG
- a CDS encoding helix-turn-helix domain-containing protein → MTGEEAFVAALKPLVDAMGGRLVPPDEAGREDVVLAWEGADVVAVRLPQLAESLDHILAALERRHGRPLADLDRKAKQEVVRTLEARGAFAVRHGVETVANALGVSRFTVYNYLNREKGN, encoded by the coding sequence GTGACCGGGGAAGAGGCGTTCGTCGCGGCGCTGAAGCCGCTGGTCGACGCCATGGGCGGCCGGCTGGTCCCGCCCGACGAGGCCGGCCGCGAGGACGTCGTCCTCGCATGGGAGGGCGCCGACGTCGTCGCCGTACGGCTGCCCCAGCTCGCGGAGTCCCTGGACCACATCCTCGCCGCCCTGGAACGGCGGCACGGCCGGCCGCTGGCCGACCTGGACCGCAAGGCCAAGCAGGAGGTCGTACGGACGCTGGAGGCGCGGGGCGCCTTCGCGGTGCGGCACGGCGTGGAGACGGTGGCCAACGCGCTCGGCGTCAGCCGTTTCACGGTCTACAACTACCTCAACCGGGAGAAGGGGAACTGA